ACGTGGTGCGCACGCTGCGCCCCGCCGGTCTCGGACGGCCGCTGGTCTACGTCGTGGCGTGGCAGCAGGCCGAACAGACGGTGTTGAGCCTCTTGGAGTGCGGCGTCGACCAGTACATGACCTTTCCCGTGAGCCTTCAGCGATTGCGGACGAAGATCGCCAACGCCTTGAACCGACAGTTATGACCGAAACGCTTCTGATGCTCTATGCGATGTTTGCGGCGGCCGGGACGTTCGCCCTGCTGTCGCTGCTCGGCGCGGCCGAACTCCGCGCCCGGAGGCGGCGCAGCCGCGACGCCGCTCTGCGCGCGAAATACCTGCGTATCGTGATGCTTTACCTGCTTGCGGGCGAAGGCCCTGCGCCGCGGTTTCCGATGATCCGTCGTGCCGGTGCCCGGCTGCTGCTCGTCGAGACCGTCGCCGGACTTGCCGGCGTCACCTACGGACTGGACGCCGCGCCCCTGCGGCGCATCGTTGCGGAGTACGGACTCGACGCCTGGCTGCTCCGCCGCACGGCCCGCTCCCGGGGCTACCGCCGGGCGCGCTGCCTGCTGCTGCTCTCTCGCCTGCCCGTCGGCGCAGCCGCGGCGGACTGCGCCGCGCGTTATGCCGCGAGCCGCAACCGCTATGTGCGTTTCCAGTCGCTGATGGTGCGGCTTGCGGCCGATCCCTCGACGGCCCTGCGGCTGATGGCCGAATACCCCGAACCCTTTTCGGCCTGCGAAGTGGGGGAGATCATGGCCGTCCTGCGGCGCGGGATGCTGCCGATCGCCTACGAACCCCTCATCGGGTCTCCAAGCCGCAACCTGCGGATCGTGGGGCTGAACATCGTGCGGCAGTTCGGCATCGAGGAGGCCGAGCGGCTCCTGCTGCGCATCGTGTCCGGGGACGAAGACCCGGAACTGGTGCGCGAAGCGCTCTATACGCTCTGCGCGCTGCGCCGTCCGCTGACGCGGCGGGCCGTTTCCGGGCGGCTGTCGGCCATGCCTCCCGCCGAGCGCAAGGCCCTGCTGCGCTATGTCGTCGCCGAGGGCTATTCCCCGGGACCGCTCCGGCGGCTGCTCGACGAGCGCGAGCGT
This Alistipes shahii WAL 8301 DNA region includes the following protein-coding sequences:
- a CDS encoding response regulator, translated to MHRILIVSDEEFLRDVIRLSLADMQADVRCASDVPDMQRMVRRMLFDLVVVVGTSAFFTGCDVVRTLRPAGLGRPLVYVVAWQQAEQTVLSLLECGVDQYMTFPVSLQRLRTKIANALNRQL